TTAAAACGCATCGAACGCACCGGATTTGGACAATTTCTATTTTTTGATTGGCGCTTTACAGAAAATGGAGAGACAAATCCGGAATTTGAATTAAACAAATCACGCTATCAAGGTTCCAGCATTTTATTGGGACGCAATAACTTTGGCTGCGGTTCCTCCCGGGAGCATGCGCCTTGGGCATTGCTGGACTACGGATTTCAAGTAGTCATCGCGCCTTCGTTCGCTGATATTTTTTACAACAACTGTTTTAAAAATGGAATTTTGCCGATAAAACTATCTGAACAGGATTTGGAACTTTTGTTTAAACGTGCATTTGAAAAAGAAGGCTATCAATTGACAGTTGATTTGGAACAGTTGTTGATCAGCGATGAAGAAGGACTAAGCATTCCTTTTGAAATCGACCCTTACCGCCGTGAATGCTTGTTGAAGGGATTGGATGATATCGGAATTACCTTGCAGTATGAAGATGAAATCTCCAAATATGAAAAAGAACATGCCAATGCGTTTTGACTTAATCAAATCTCTCGGCCGCTTTTGTTAAGAAAGCGGCTTTTTTTATTGGTACTTGATAAAAATTTCATGTACTATTGATTTAGTAGGGATTTTCAAAAATAAATGGAATCAGTTAAGCTATCCAGGGAGGTACAAATGATGGATTGGTTGCGGCAAATGTCCATTTTTTCTGACCTGTCAGATCAGGAATTAGATAAAATAGCAAATATTGTCCATGCTCGCAAATTCCCGCGCGATACTTTTGTTTTTCATGAAGGCGATGAACGGGAAGCTGTTTATTTTGTTCGCTCCGGTATTGTCAAAGTCTCAAAACTTGATGAAGATGGGAGGGAGCAAATCGTTTCTTTTCTTCAGTCTGGTGATATGTTTCCACATGTAGGATTTTTTGACGACGCTCCTTATCCGGGGACCGCTCAGACAATTGAAGCAAGTGAGTTGGCGGCAATTCCTATTCGGGAATTTGAGCACCTTTTGTTGCAACAACCGAAAATTTTCTTAAAAGTCACTCGCGTGCTTGGCAGAAAGATTTTAGAACTTCAGCAAAAACTGCAGGATGTAACCATTCAAAATGCGTATGACCGGATTGTTCATGCATTGTTGCATCTCTGTAAACAAAATGGCCTAAAAGTGGAAAACGGCTTTGTATTATCCTTTCGCCTGACAAACCGGGAGTTGGCAAATATGATCGGAACATCCAGGGAAACGGTCAATCGCGTTTTAAATGACCTGCGCAAACAAGGTTCTGTAGACTTTGTCACAGAAGGAATCTGGGTCTCCGATCAGTTGATAAAAAACCAGGATTATTAATTGTTCTTTCGGTATACTTTCCGATATGTTGAAAAAGCCTTTCCAATGTACGCCGAATACGCTGGAAAGGCTTTTGTTCCCTGCTTTTATTCCATTCCTTACTTTTACTTCATTATTTACTTTTACTCCATTTGATCGTTGATTATTGCAGCCGTTGTTCCAATTTGACCTTTTCTTCTTCATACCCCGGTTTCCCAAGAAGAGCGAACATATTCTTCTTGTATGCTTCCACGCCAGGCTGATCAAATGCATTCACACCAAGCAAATATCCGCTGATCGCACATGCTTTTTCGAAGAAATAAACGAGTTGTCCAAAATAATACGGCGAGATCTCGGGAACACGGATGATAAAATTCGGTACGCCACCGTCCGTATGCGCCAATAACGTTCCTTCAAACGCTTTTTTATTTACATAATCCATAGTCTTCCCTGCCAAAAAATTCAAACCATCCAAATTTGCAGGATCTTTCTCGATCGTGATGTCTGTCTTCGGTTGCTCGATATATACAACCGTTTCAAACAAGATTCGCATGCCTTCCTGTACGTATTGTCCCATCGAATGCAAATCTGTTGTAAAATCGACAGCTGCCGGATAGATCCCTTTATGATCTTTCCCTTCACTTTCTCCGAACAATTGTTTCCACCATTCCGAGAAAAAATGTAGAGAAGGTTCGTAGTTGACCAATAATTCGATCGTTTTCCCTTTTCGATACAATGCGTTTCGTGCTGCCGCATATTGATAGCACGGATTTTTTACAATATCTTTCTCCCCAAATGCTGTAACTGCATCTACAGCCCCTTGCATCATTTGTTGAATATCGACTCCGCTTGCAGCAATCGGCAGCAATCCCACAGCTGTCAAAACGGAATAGCGGCCCCCGACATCATCCGGGATGACGAATGATTCGTAACCTTCTTCTGTGGCCAATTGTTTCAATGCGCCGCGAGCTTGGTCTGTCGTCGCATAGATTCGCTTCCGTGCTTCTTCCTTGCCATATTTTTTCTCCATGTAATCGCGGAAAATACGGAATGCAATGGCTGGCTCTGTCGTGGTTCCAGATTTGGAGATCACATTCACAGATATGTCCTTGCCTTCCAGCACATC
Above is a window of Fodinisporobacter ferrooxydans DNA encoding:
- the leuD gene encoding 3-isopropylmalate dehydratase small subunit; translation: MQPFTRLTGIVAPLDRVNVDTDAIIPKQFLKRIERTGFGQFLFFDWRFTENGETNPEFELNKSRYQGSSILLGRNNFGCGSSREHAPWALLDYGFQVVIAPSFADIFYNNCFKNGILPIKLSEQDLELLFKRAFEKEGYQLTVDLEQLLISDEEGLSIPFEIDPYRRECLLKGLDDIGITLQYEDEISKYEKEHANAF
- a CDS encoding glucose-6-phosphate isomerase, with the translated sequence MKPLTFDYSKAGAFLSEQEFSNLQPAVALAHDLIHSKTGPGNDFLGWVELPEQYDREEFSRILAAAEKIRSDSDALVVIGIGGSYLGARAAIEMLTHSFSNVLSKSQRNAPEIYFVGNNISPVYLTQLMDVLEGKDISVNVISKSGTTTEPAIAFRIFRDYMEKKYGKEEARKRIYATTDQARGALKQLATEEGYESFVIPDDVGGRYSVLTAVGLLPIAASGVDIQQMMQGAVDAVTAFGEKDIVKNPCYQYAAARNALYRKGKTIELLVNYEPSLHFFSEWWKQLFGESEGKDHKGIYPAAVDFTTDLHSMGQYVQEGMRILFETVVYIEQPKTDITIEKDPANLDGLNFLAGKTMDYVNKKAFEGTLLAHTDGGVPNFIIRVPEISPYYFGQLVYFFEKACAISGYLLGVNAFDQPGVEAYKKNMFALLGKPGYEEEKVKLEQRLQ
- a CDS encoding Crp/Fnr family transcriptional regulator — protein: MDWLRQMSIFSDLSDQELDKIANIVHARKFPRDTFVFHEGDEREAVYFVRSGIVKVSKLDEDGREQIVSFLQSGDMFPHVGFFDDAPYPGTAQTIEASELAAIPIREFEHLLLQQPKIFLKVTRVLGRKILELQQKLQDVTIQNAYDRIVHALLHLCKQNGLKVENGFVLSFRLTNRELANMIGTSRETVNRVLNDLRKQGSVDFVTEGIWVSDQLIKNQDY